The window taattttattttagaaagatttCTTATTCCAGATGGGTATTCtacatgaacaaaaaaaatagaagaattACCCAACATCTTTGGATAAACAGAACCTGCTCATGTGTGTGtatagaaaactaaaacaaatttcCTGTTTACTGCATTCTGACCCAGTGGATTGCCACACATATTCCATTGAGTATGTCATGGTGACCCTCTGCTGGACTGAACAAATACCCGAAATGTCACCAGATATTTATGTGTATAAACACTTGGTGTGGTATGAAAGGAAGGTTGATCTTAATCCAACTCTTGGATACTTGAGCCGTGAAACCGCATTACAGTTCCTATATGATTCAGCCTAATGTAAACATCCATATAAGGCTCTGATTAAACTCCCATCAACCTAATCATAACCATTTGTACTTTCTTTAACTTTACTGAAAAGGAAagttatttacatgttttaattgTGACAACTGCAACTAAATGAAATTCAGTTTGATCCTTCAAAGGTCAGTTCAcagaatttacagaaaaacacgAGGCTTTGAAATAGTACATTCACATCATTAATAAAgtgaatatatataaatataaataaagatacGATGCAACGTCTGGTGTTATTGGCTTGCTTCAAGAGATCTGAAATGCTGAGTTAAGTTGCATCAGCCAGATCAAGTAAAAAGACTGACAACAAGACGGACCAATCAAAAACTGGGTACATTAGAGTGAAAGTTCAGTGACAAATCAGAGTGTAAAATGAAACTACGTCATAACTGGAATTTGAACTAATCATATGTCGAGTGTAGCTCTAAGTCCCGCCTTACTTCAGCGCACCGAAAATTGTTTGGCTAAAAAGGGCTAGAAAGAAAGATTGCATGTATATCATTGGTCGAAAGCATAGTGAGGCTCCGCCTACATTTGCCAGTACACTATAAATTCTCGAACGTCACCTCGCCATCTTATCGAGGAAATGCGTCAGGCTTGACAAACATCTCCGCGGGGGGGAACACGGCAACCGGCGGCGTATTTAGAACGGTTACAACTCTAAAACCTCGGTCTATAcattaatttctcttaagctAACACCTTCACAGGCCGGCGCAGCGGCTGGCCAAACAATTTTgtcgtttttttccccccttcgcATCGAGCCACAAGGCCCAAGCGGCTGCCATGGATTTCTAAGGCATAATGCGGCAACTCTAATGCAATGGCGATGCACAGTGCAAGGCAAAACCAACCCCGAAACTCCATCTTCGCAACTGCCAAGCAGTTGGGCTCCAATACCGGACGCGGTATCCCTGCGAGCCAACCGGTACCTCTCCTACTGGACCGGaggaagctaacgctaaccaCCAGCTAGTCACCTCAAAgctgatttctttaaaaatcccATCGATTCCATTTGAACGTCAACACTACCGATCAGCATGAAACCTCAAGACATCATCGCAGGGAAGAGCAGCCTGTGGATCTTCGGGTACGGGTCGCTGGTATGGAAGCCGGACTTCAAGTACAAGAGGAGCGAGGTCGGTTACATTGACGGCTACAAGAGGCGTTTCTGGCATGGAGACAACTTCCATCGCGGGAATGATGAGTCGGTGAGTTTGAAAGACAGGTTTAGATGCTTGACGTATTTGGCGTCGTGACTAAGGTTTCTAAAAATTGGCTCGGGACCCCCATTGTGGTCCGTGAAGCGCTTAGTTGCGGTCAATAGATAAtatccagaaattttaaataaaattggcaCTATAACTGCTATTGTCTTAAAGAATGATTTCATCTTTGTAACCCATTTGTATTGCTCTCCTCAGCCCGGAAGAGTGGTGACGTTGATCGAAGACTATGATGTAAGTGGAACTTCTTCTGAAGCTGCGTGGGAGTTTCCCCCACTGACACCAAAGCTGACTTTctctccatattttttttttctgtttcccccTCAGGCGACCACTTGGGGTGTGGCTTTCGAGGTGTCGGGCTCACAGCTGGAGGAGTCCCTCAAGTACCTCAACGTCCGAGAGACGGTCTGTGGCGGCTACATCACCAAGATGGTGGATTTCTTCCCGCACGGAGAGGACCGGTCTCCCGTTCAGGCGCTGGTGTACATCGCCACCACCGACAACCCCCTCTACCTGGGGCCGGCCAGTCCGGAGGAGATCGGCGCCCAGATCGCCGTGTGCAGAGGGAAGACCGGCCACAACCTGGAGTACCTGCTCCGGCTGGCGGAGTTCATGAGGAGCAGCTGCCCTCACGTGGAGGATCACCACCTGTTTGCTATTGAGACGGCCGCTCTGACTGTGGTGTCTTATCTGTTAGCAGCTCAGTAGCTCgtaccctttttttttttttttttttcactagcTTAGGATGCCAAACTCTCGAAAGCTGTAACCTGTCATGTCagttcagttattttttgtaGGTTCAGACATGCTAGTATTTGAATTTGAACGCCACCAGAGTAACCGAAGGGAAGTCTGTCGGTAAATCACTAAGACATGTGCAATTACTCAACTGTAAGCATTATGTGGTTTGGCTTAGAACACAGTTCGTTTTTCCCCAGTTCTGAAGCCGTCCAGTTCATTAAGGTACCAGAAGATGtttactgtaaacaaaactCACTAGATGGCTGTGGTGTGTTCGTGAAGCAACATCCATCCAGTTTTATGtcaaaatactaataaaaatctggaaaagaaaaaaaaaaggctcttTATTGTGCAGGGTTGGATAAGCAGCATCTATTATACCAAACTGTTCGTTTAACCCCACTGACCTGTGGTGGTCTAACCAATTTTGCTTTAGGTAAAGCCTGGAACACATCCTTTTAAATCATAGTCTGGATTTGACTGGGTTgtgtattgtgtgtgtgtgtgaccccAGGAATACATGTAACAGGGTTGGACACTCCCAAACTGACCGGGGCAGCTTGTACTTTGGACACCATTCAAGTAGTCTCTTTAGGTGCTCCGGTTTGTGTAAGTGGCCGGGAGTAAACCCAGACCTGGAAATCCTGTGTTTACAAGCTTGATCTGTTGATGGAGGGTTCTGAAGAGCTTGACTGAGTCtcaacataaaattatttaaacccCAGTGAATTGGATTAGGCAATCGCATTGAAACTCCCCAAATTTCCCCTAATTTAATACTTTAAGCCTTGCAGATGTGGAGTGGGGGATCCACACCATGGTTTATTCAACTTTGCTTTAGGAGTCAAACTTGTATTGCAtctattttatgcattttttaatgcataaaaatgCACTTGGATATAGCACTGTTCTCTACAGTACATAAAATATCATGTGAAAATATTGGAGCAATAACTCAATTTATCAAAGCATAAGTGAAAGCTTGGCCAAAAATGGATTCACAATAAATCAGGGGTCTGTGACCACTGCCTCTGGAGCCACAAGTGGGTCTTTGGCCCTTCTACATAAAATGGCTCTCATTAACTGactaaaaattataaacaaagtTTATAATTACAGAAATGTCGCTTTTAGCAGTTTTTCCCGTTGAATAATTGCTGTAGATTTACCAGCAACATTCATTCAGATCCATTTCTGTCAGCATTAGGCTGGAAACTATGTGCAAATATCAACACATAAGACAATGGATATATATCTTTTTGcaaaagtttctttattttgaaacgtggaaatagaaataaaatggttattctctaaaaataacagatttccTGAAGTAGATAtgtatcaaaaaaaaaagaaaaaaaaaaaagatgtgtcCAAGCAGGTTCTGCCTTCAAAAATGACTTGGCTATagcagttctgtcaggaggaatgggccaaaacTTCAGCAAACTATTGCTATATACTTGTGGATTGATAGCTGACGTGTTTCATATGTTTAAATTGTCAGCTTGAAGAACATAAGAAATAATTCTCTCACATAATTCTGGCCTTTAGCGAACAGAAATCATTTTGACAACTCTAACTaccctaaaacaggaaaagcttGATTCACTGTCAGAGAggacattttatttgtgtataaTACTTAAACATCTGATATcaactgtatattttttcttttcttttttcaaatttctttggACATAACATTGAGGGATGAAAAATCAGAAGCGGTCACACGACAGAAAAGGTTCAAATTAAAGCACCTTTATTTTTCACCTCACACCTCCGCGGAGTAAAACAGCTGATCCATTTCTTCACATGTACCcaatctataaaaataaaacaggcgAATGAGAGAAAAGAGCCACGGCCCATCTTTATGTACATCAAATATAGAACTTTCAGTTTTCATCACAAtataaacaggaaaacaaaaaccccaGAACGAATGTAGTGCTCAGGTCGGGACACTCAACGTGaaccttctgtttttttattctaaaacgCATGAGAAATCCACAAACAGGTCGTCAcagaaatgtaatgaaaagtaaaaacagcgactgaatttcacattttacagtTGTACATGTGACTTCCATCACAATTAATATAAACTCCCCATTGTAaatgcaaaacaagaaaaaaagtaataactTAAAATAGCAAACAACCAAATAATCTGAATCAGTATTTTAATTGTTAGCAGCAGGGCTGAGTCAACCAGCACACTtccatttgaaatatatatcttttaaatttctttacactattcttcttcttttggacaaaaatattttcacgtTGATTTGGGAATACTGGAAAAGCGTAGCTGAAAAGGTTTTCCGTCGCCATGTTAGCTCATCTACTTAAATCTTCTGTTAGAAAAATAACGGCTTTAGTAGAAAAGCTGTAGATCTACTTGGGGAGGGACGgcagggggtggggggggtcgACGTTAGAAATTCGGATTCCTCCATAGCTTCGAACTGAGCGTAGATATCTACAGAACAATTAAATAACCTAGTGCACATCTATGGTACTAGTTAACACCCAAAAAATGGAAGACGTGGCTCAGTGACAGAAGTTCATCACTAACTTGtcaaagagagaagaaaaaaataattgaagaaCCCCCCCTGTTGTGGCTTCTGATCGGCCTCCACAAGCACTTGGAAGCGCTCTCGTTGTAACGGCAACAAAAACAGCCCGAGCCTCGGCTAACTAATATACATCGAAACAAAACTGGAACAAGGAAAAAAGACCAACCATCAGACTGAtatgcgggtgtgtgtgtgtgtgttcggtTTCTGAGCCAAAAAAGGCAGAGCGTTGTCTTCCACAAAATGGGTAGTAAATACTGCAGTCTCTTTATGAGCGTAGGCATAAAGCGTCAGTGGGATTCACAGTGAGCAGCAGGTCAGGAACCAGTCTGTGCCTTCATCATCGAGCCCCGGGGCCGCCGGGGCCCTTGCCCTTCCTGGCTGCGCCGTGGCTGCTGTGGTGGTGGCCGTGGGCCAGCTGCGTGTGGGAGCTGTGGCCGGAGGGCGCTCCTTTGGCGAGGGGGGAGGAGCTTCTGCTGGGGTTGAAGGCGGGGCCTGTGGCCAGTCGCGCCAGGGAGGGCTGCAGGGGGCCGGCGGCGGAGGAGAGGCCGGCTGAACAGAGGGACAGAAAACACATTGTTACtctgcttgtaaaaaaaaaaaaaaaaactaactagtTACGGCCTAGTAACAGTTTTAGTGCACAGTTTCCACTATTAATTCACAAAGACGTTCTTTCACTATCCAGGGGAATGTTTTCTACGAGGCAAACCGAAAAGGTCACGGGatcttcagtgtttgtttgttagCTCAATTAATGTGAAACGAGGAGTTTGCTCGTAAAAAAAATCACGGCCCAAGAAGGAAACAACGAGACGCCTGGGGCAGCACGGTGGTCCAGTGGCACGGGCGTAAACACAAAAGGAGCGGCGTcgaaagaaaaactgtttttacaagTAGCACTAAGACCGCAGGCGGCCAAAGATAACAGTTTCAGCAGCATCGGATTATTTTGCAACAACAGCGAAGATTGCCGTAGAGCAGAGGTCTGCAACCTGCGGCTCCAGAGCCACATGTGGCTCTCCGGCCCCTCCAAACTGGCCCTTAGAAAAccaatgaaataatttgaattcTAAAGGAAACAGAGGGATTTTAGCAGCTCTTCTGTATCTTCTTATGCAATAACGACAAAGAATATCTACAACAGAAAGGCACCAAGGGTACAaagctttcaaaaatattttttatattcaaacTATGTGCTTTATATCATAAAGGGGACGACCTATTTTTcctaattttcattttatacgGAAAGGACTCACTCAGctggagttgttttctttctatgtaaaagtgaaatgattcattttgtttaaaaatctgatttagaaaaaaaaagttgaactttcttagctttcaaaatgaaacattttattaagtaCATAATTTATCAAATCTATCTTGTTTCGCAGCTCTACACAAACGTTATTTTGTAGCAGTGGGGACAAAATTGCTCTACTCAAACCTTTCCATCGtaacaaactttaatgtcttTTACTTGTTccgaagtggaagaaaaatgattgtTGGTTTTTATAGATGATCTTCATATAAAACTGGGAGAAATGTGGCCTTATTATCAAAGTGCCTAAAGAtcccatttaaaatgatttttgttgtcATGCAACACCACTTGGTCCGCAGAGTTTAGAAACCATTTTAATCCAGAATGATTCAtcatttaacaaaagaaaatcaaacaaatctaaatttaaagttttaagagTAAAACTGTGTAAAATACGCTTCAGGAACAAGTTAGGTTATGGATCAGTTTCAAAAGTTACATAAACAAACAAGCATCAGTTCGGTCAGTGGCACAGTTTTCAAATTAAGAGCCGCATTTAATAGCAAATCGTGTTGCCGTACAGACCAACCTTTGGAAACACTGTATCCGTAAGCAGCATAAGCTGCTGCTGAGGCAGCTGCCGCCCCAGCCTTCGCCCCCGCCATGGCCGCCGCACTCCCAGCTGTTGACTTCCGGCCTCGGCCCTTCCCTCCGGACTTGGCGGCTCCTCCGGATCCTTTGGGCCGCCCGCGACTCCGACCGGACCGGCCTCTGCCTGGGCTGATCGAGTCGGAGGCTGAAACACCTAAAGAcgaagagagaaagaaaaaaacaacaacaacaaaaaaagagctttGTTTATCTTCTAATACTGGTTTCCAGCAAAGTTCtccatttcaaaatgcttttccACGCTAGGATTTCCAGATATTCTGACACTGAAGTATGAAATGACAAAACGTGGAAGGGAACTTTTAACGTTGTCACTGGAGAAAGTGTCTTTTACAAAATCTGTAGGAGATCATCACCTAATATggatttaacaaatataaaaagtagtaatacttttaatttcaacattttcaactACAGGGTTAGTTTCAAACTAGAGGccaaaaaagcaggaaaatgttccctatttatttttgaacacaCGTGCCTTTATCTGCAAGTTCTCTGACAGCAACTCAAATATTAATAGTTAATATTCCATTTGCAATGGGTTAAATATAAAGATAAATGACGCTGTTTAAGTATCAatcctatttttcttttcagaaaactagatttttatcttttaagtaataaaataaaagagtaaAGTCTGGAAATTCAACCTTCCTTccataatttcttctttttttctcccccaaatTTTGAAGACAGCATATGAAACCTCGTAAGAATAATAAATTCATCAACTTCATAGACGTGTCGTTTCTATAAAAGGCCTGTCTTTACCATTTTACAATCAGATCACATAGAAATCCCATACATAATGTATGAAGAGCTGCTGCTTGACTTGGCTTTGACTCACTTTGCTAAACATACTGCGGTAATTTTACGGCattaaagaactttaaaacattaatcATCT is drawn from Xiphophorus hellerii strain 12219 chromosome 15, Xiphophorus_hellerii-4.1, whole genome shotgun sequence and contains these coding sequences:
- the chac1 gene encoding glutathione-specific gamma-glutamylcyclotransferase 1 produces the protein MKPQDIIAGKSSLWIFGYGSLVWKPDFKYKRSEVGYIDGYKRRFWHGDNFHRGNDESPGRVVTLIEDYDATTWGVAFEVSGSQLEESLKYLNVRETVCGGYITKMVDFFPHGEDRSPVQALVYIATTDNPLYLGPASPEEIGAQIAVCRGKTGHNLEYLLRLAEFMRSSCPHVEDHHLFAIETAALTVVSYLLAAQ